Proteins from a genomic interval of Quercus lobata isolate SW786 chromosome 11, ValleyOak3.0 Primary Assembly, whole genome shotgun sequence:
- the LOC115967094 gene encoding uncharacterized protein LOC115967094: MTAALRMLAYGVAADFMDEYVRIAETTAITSLKKFVAVVVATFSEEYLRSPNNEDIARLLAHGQNRGFPSMLGSIDCMHWKWKNCPTAWKGMYCGHIREPSIILEAVASYDLWIWHSFFGLPGSNNDINVLERSHVFSELAQGRAPAVNYSINGDDYTMGYYLADGIYPQWSTFAKTIPRPLGAKRKLFAKAQEAYRKDVERAFGVLQARFAIVRGPARFFYHETLQDIMKACIILHNMIIEDERDEAEAVDLDYEQIDEISCTSMSREPTNEFTEFTQVHQCIRDREVHSQLQMNLVEHLWQLQGES; the protein is encoded by the coding sequence ATGACCGCTGCACTTAGGATGCTTGCTTATGGAGTAGCGGCTGATTTTATGGATGAATATGTGAGAATAGCAGAAACCACTGCAATAActagtttgaaaaaatttgttgcaGTAGTGGTTGCTACTTTTTCAGAGGAATACTTGAGGTCACCCAACAATGAAGACATCGCTAGATTGTTAGCTCATGGCCAAAATCGTGGATTTCCAAGCATGTTGGGAAGTATTGATTGCATGCAttggaaatggaaaaattgTCCAACTGCATGGAAAGGGATGTATTGTGGTCATATTCGTGAGCCAAGTATTATTTTGGAAGCAGTGGCTTCATATGATCTTTGGATATGGCActcattttttgggttacctGGATCAAACAATGATATTAACGTGTTGGAGCGGTCTCATGTATTTTCTGAACTTGCACAAGGACGTGCTCCTGCAGTTAATTACTCAATTAATGGTGATGATTACACAATGGGATACTATCTTGCCGATGGCATATATCCACAATGGTCAACATTTGCGAAGACAATCCCAAGGCCACTAGgagcaaaaagaaaattatttgcaaaagcTCAGGAGGCATATAGGAAGGATGTAGAGCGTGCATTTGGAGTGCTTCAAGCACGATTTGCTATTGTACGTGGACCTGCACGGTTTTTTTATCATGAAACACTACAAGACATTATGAAAGCGTGCATAATTCTTCATAACATGATCATTGAAGATGAGCGAGATGAAGCTGAAGCAGTGGACTTAGATTATGAACAAATTGATGAGATTTCATGTACATCAATGTCACGTGAGCCAACAAATGAATTTACGGAATTCACTCAAGTTCATCAATGCATTAGGGATCGAGAAGTTCATTCTCAACTCCAAATGAATCTCGTTGAGCATTTATGGCAATTACAAGGAGAGTCATGA
- the LOC115967093 gene encoding uncharacterized protein LOC115967093 — protein sequence MDHKTDSTRSVASLTTRWGTINRETVKFVGSLAKIEAKNESGTTAHDKIEKAKELFKEIHGSVFQFEHCWLILKDYPKWASTMPRGNSRKEMPQTPDLIDQGVEVDGIMDLERPIGRKAEKANRKRKDDGKDIATEYLKKKMKVLEEGCVAEKERIRIKAEKVRLQELKENERIMMLDTSGMNEDQKAFYDGLKKEILAKQRSSHSLG from the exons ATGGACCACAAGACTGATTCTACACGTAGTGTTGCATCCCTAACAACCCGATGGGGAACAATTAATAGGGAAACAGTTAAATTTGTTGGGTCCTTAGCTAAGATTGAAGCAAAGAATGAGAGTGGAACCACGGCTCATGACAAG attgagaAAGCAAAGGAATTGTTTAAAGAAATTCACGGTTCCGTTTTTCAATTTGAACATTGTTGGCTAATCTTGAAGGATTATCCTAAGTGGGCATCTACTATGCCTAGGggaaattcaagaaaagaaatgcCTCAAACTCCAGATTTAATAGATCAAGGAGTGGAGGTTGATGGCATTATGGATTTGGAGAGGCCAATAGGTAGAAAAGCTGAAAAGGCTAatcgaaaaagaaaagatgatggGAAAGATATTGCAACggaatatttgaaaaagaaaatgaaagttcTTGAAGAAGGTTGTgtagccgaaaaagagagaatacgTATCAAAGCGGAAAAGGTTCGCTTGCAAGAGTTGAAAGAGAATGAAAGAATTATGATGCTAGACACAAGTGGTATGAATGAAGACCAAAAAGCTTTTTATGATGGACTCAAAAAGGAAATCCTTGCAAAACAAAGATCAAGTCATTCGTTGGGTTGA